A stretch of Sebastes fasciatus isolate fSebFas1 chromosome 19, fSebFas1.pri, whole genome shotgun sequence DNA encodes these proteins:
- the cercam gene encoding procollagen galactosyltransferase 2 translates to MLLHFLALGAFVFQAECYFSEELFPEESKMQPPTVVVALIARNTAHSLPYYLGALERLNYPKERISVWAATDHNTDNTTAILKEWLTVMQKFYHYVEWRPMDQPTSYAGELGPKHWPNSRYEYVMKLKQAALNFARKRWADYILYADTDNILTNPETLNLMIAENKSAIAPMLDSQGAYSNYWCGITPQGYYRRTAEYFPTRHRHRLGCFPVPMIHSTVLLDLRKEGMKKLAFYPPHSDYSWPYDDIIVFAFSCRAAEVQMYLCNKERYGYLNVPAKPQHTLEDDRLNFVHVQLESMIDGPPMHPSRFVSMFPKQRDLMGFDEIYLINLRRRTDRRDRMLFSLNELEIDVKVVDAVDGNALNSSDIKILGVDLLPGYYDPFNGRTLTKGEVGCFLSHYFIWKEMVDLQMDKALVFEDDVRFQANFKRRSLKLMEEVKQLELDWDIIYFGRKQINPGKEEAVENVHNLVMADYSYWTLSYAISLQGAQKLLNAEPLSKMLPVDEFLPIMYDKHPNKDYKSHFPNRNLQAYSTLPLLVQPCHYAGDPQWVSDTETSTLWDDDAVRTDWRGSHKTLKGAAPPAGVLSAAHRDEL, encoded by the exons ATGTTACTCCACTTTCTGGCTTTAGGGGCCTTTGTTTTCCAGGCTGAATGCTACTTTTCGGAGGAATTGTTCCCGGAGGAGTCGAAAATGCAGCCTCCTACGGTGGTGGTCGCTCTCATAGCCCGGAATACAGCTCACTCTCTGCCTTACTACCTCGGAGCTCTGGAGAGACTCAACTACCCCAAAGAACGCATCTCTGTGTG GGCAGCCACGGATCACAACACAGATAACACCACAGCCATACTGAAAGAGTGGCTTACTGTCATGCAGAAATTCTACCATTACGTTGAGTGGAGACCAATGGACCAGCCCAC GTCCTATGCAGGAGAGCTGGGTCCTAAGCATTGGCCCAACAGCAGATATGAGTACGTGATGAAGCTGAAGCAGGCAGCGCTCAACTTCGCCAGGAAACGCTGGGCCGATTACATCCTG TACGCCGACACAGACAATATCCTCACCAACCCAGAGACCCTCAACCTGATGATAGCGGAGAACAAGTCGGCCATCGCTCCCATGCTTGACTCTCAGGGAGCGTACTCCAACTACTGGTGTGGTATCACTCCACAG GGATACTATCGTCGAACAGCAGAGTATTTCCCAACCCGTCATCGCCACAGACTGGGCTGCTTCCCCGTGCCCATGATCCACTCCACCGTGCTGCTGGATTTAAGAAAGGAAGGCATGAAGAAACTGGCCTTCTACCCTCCTCACAGCGACTACTCGTGGCCCTACGACGACATCATCGTGTTCGCCTTCTCCTGCCGGGCTGCAG AGGTCCAGATGTACCTGTGTAACAAGGAGCGCTACGGCTACCTGAACGTCCCGGCCAAGCCTCAACACACCTTGGAAGACGATCGCCTCAACTTTGTTCATGTCCAGCTTGAGTCAATGA TCGATGGTCCTCCGATGCACCCCTCACGATTCGTCTCCATGTTCCCCAAACAGAGAGACCTCATGGGCTTTGATGAG atATATCTGATTAATCTGCGACGGCGTACTGACCGCAGAGACCGGATGTTGTTCTCCCTGAATGAGCTGGAGATTGACGTCAAGGTGGTGGACGCTGTGGATGGAAA tgctCTGAACAGCAGTGACATTAAGATCCTGGGTGTTGACCTGCTGCCAGGCTACTATGACCCGTTCAATGGACGCACCCTGACCAAAGGAGAGGTGGGCTGCTTCCTCAGCCACTACTTCATCTGGAAGGAG atgGTGGACTTGCAGATGGACAAGGCGCTGGTGTTTGAAGACGACGTTCGTTTCCAAGCCAACTTCAAACGACGATCACTCAaactgatggaggaggtgaagcaGTTGGAGCTGGACTGGGACATCAT ATACTTTGGCAGGAAGCAGATCAATCCCGGAAAGGAGGAAGCGGTGGAGAACGTTCACAACTTGGTAATGGCTGACTACTCGTATTGGACTCTGTCCTACGCCATCTCTCTGCAAGGAGCCCAAAAACTGCTCAACGCTGAGCCACTGTCCAAGATGCTTCCTGTCGATGAATTCCTTCCCATCATGTACGACAAACATCCCAA tAAGGACTACAAGTCCCATTTCCCCAACAGAAACTTGCAAGCCTACAGTACACTCCCCCTCCTGGTCCAGCCGTGCCACTACGCCGG